Sequence from the Colletotrichum higginsianum IMI 349063 chromosome 6, whole genome shotgun sequence genome:
TGCTCGATGGTGCTCCGCCTCGTTTCTGCCCGAACCAGGCGTTATGGCAAGTAGAGATGGCAAGCTACACGCACCGTACCCTCGTGGTGCGCATGCATCTTCTTCAAGTCACCGCCGCTTTCCCCCCTATTCCTCATGCACCGCGTAGCTATTAAACTCTTTGTCGAATATTCTAGTGTTTTCTAGCAAGAATTCCGACAGCGACACAAACGTTTATGAACGTATTGCTAGTCGAAAAATTCAAGGCAGTGCACGGAGCAACCAGCACACTGTATGACAGTTGCAGCAATGTTTAACCTGGTAGCCTATAGTCGGCGAGGTGGCCAACGTTGGACATCCTGTCTCGAGTCTAGAATGGTAATTCTTAGTTGTGTATTCAAGATAGTATTCCAGAACAATGCCGTAGCTCAATGAAGGAGTATTCATTACGGTCAATAGCAACTTGACATGGTAGGTGATATGAGGCATTATCTCAACAACGAATGCTAATAGACACAGCGATGAGAGTGCCCGTCCAGTTCCATTCGTGTTGGGCGAGTCTTTGCAGGCCAGCTTGGGTTCGAGGCGGATCCCTTTGGCGCGGCGGATGAACCACCTTCATGCGGATTCAGACTTGTAATGGCATCATGCAACCATACCACCGTTCGTTCCGATGAAGGATGACACTTGTCTCGTGCCCGAGGGCCGTGATGGTGTTTGCGTGTGCGTCTATtgagtggggggggggggttcgtccTTTTGGAATAGCCCAGACCTTTGCTCGAATAGTGCCTTTTTCGCCCGTGAATGCGCTTGACCGCCGCTGAGACCGAATTGATCAGAGTGCGGTAGCAAGTTCTGgatctccttcttcttgcgggCGATCGGGGCACAATACATTTCCCACTAAGTGCTAGTGGCCCTGTTCAGTATCTCTATCCGGAGGTAGGTACCTCGGTACCTAGGAAGATAGGTAGGTCGTAACTACTCGGCAGGCGGTCCACTAGGGGCCCGGGCCAAGTTACCGCACCTTCTCGTCTTTCAATGTCCTGGCGCCGTGCATCGTGGGGTGTCTGATCGAGATCTCACCATTTTCATACATCATCCGGGCAAGGTCCCATTTCGCCCCCAAAGGCCTTGACCATCGCAGTTCCTTCACAACGACAGCACTTTCAAGCCATCAACGGCATCACGAACACCAACCGCCACCGCCACGCGCTTGCTTTGCTCTGTTTTATGTGGGcagcctcctcccccttcttaCGTGTATCGTCATCCGCCCCCCTGCTTGCTCGCCTGCTGCCGTCGCCCAACATCGTTTTGAGAGCATATGGCGAATCTTCCTACCGTCTCTTTGCAAACGCCACCTCCCACGATTTGACGGCTCTTCCGTCTTGTCCCTCATCTTCAGTTGTAGCTCGCACAGCCGTGCTACATGCTGTATCGAGCGTCCGCCCGCCTCCGCTGCTTCTGACATTGCACCCGTCTCACTGGCGTTTATGGATCCCGACGACACCACACTTCCCTACCGCTGTAACCGCTCTCAGTGAGCCCTTGGAATAACTTGCCTCTTCTGCCATCACCCCGGTCATGGCATTGTCACCCGAAGGCATCGTCCCGGCTCAGTTGGGCTTCCTTGCCATCTTCAATCCGTCCCTGGGCAGTACGGATGAGACGCTTGACGACCAAATTGTCTACTACGCCTCGGTGAGCACTCAGCGACAGAAGCGTCGTCACCGCTCTCGCGCCAAGCCCACAGAGAACATCTCTCAAGAGGAACGCAATGAGCGCCTGCGCCAGATTGGCCTTGCCCAGGGCATGGTTGAGTTCAGCAAGAGTTTCTCTGGCGGCCAGCCTGTTGACTCCATTGATACGGAGAAGTCGCGTGTGATTCTCCACGAACTGGAGCCAGGTTGGTGGGTTCTTGCTGTGCGTCTGACCTCATCCACGCGGTCCCGTTCACTTGCTGATTGTCCGCAGTCCATCGATCTCACCCGCATTCCCTTGCCTCCCAAGTTGCAGACTGGGAAGACCCAAGAATCTGCAGAAGAGGTTGTTGAGTTTTCATCTAAGGAAATCAAGCCCGCATCTCTTCTGTTGCAAGACATGCTTCGTGCTCATTCCACCTTCCTGCTTCACCACGGCACCTCGCTCAGCGCTTTGTTTGTCCGTTCTCGGAGGACCAATTTTCTCAGCCTTCTCGGCCGATATTGGGATCTGTTCTTGTCGACATGGAACGTCATGTTGCAGGGTAATCCGGCACGCACCATCTTTGGCGGTATCAATATTGCCGCTTCCGGCGAACTGggcatcggcgtcggtgaAGAAGAGCGAGGCAGCGGAGAACGAGAGGTATTAGAAGGCCTTGTTGGCAGGGTTGAGGGCCTTGTCGACCTCGTTGTTTCCAAGTTCGGATCtttcgacgccgacgacgagcccaGAAATGGCAAGGAGCGGCAGAGGCCGTGGTTGGGCACAGGGCAGGATCCAGGCCCCGAGGATGGTGCGATTTTCCTAGGAACAGGAGCTTTGTCTCGGAACTCGGTCAGAGATCTGTCGCATTGGATGGAGGACTTGTACACTTGGGGTGAAAACGCCTATGGTGTGATCGAGAGTCCGACTTCTCTGCGCGCCGCCCGACGTTCGAGGAAAGCTGCACaggcgccggcttcggcttcggtAACCAAGTCATCGAAGAACCGGAACGCTCCAGTTCGGCCTCCAAATCAGTCCGATGGCAATCGCTCTGACTCCGGCTCCGGGTATGGAAGCTCGGGGTCTACGAAGACACTCGCAGAACGGCGTGGTCGGGTGATTGGCATCGTGAAGGAAGCCAAGCGGACAGAATCCACTAAGGGGGACATCGCCGCTACCGCCACTCCTTCTGCCCCTACCGTAGGTCTACCAGCGCATGAAGAGGGAGACGGGCACATGGATAAGCTCATGACGTACATGAAGCTTGGGTACGGCACCTACTGGTCGATTGGCAAGTCAGGCTCATCGTCACCTGCAGACAAGAACCAattggccgccgccgccgccgccttgggAAGCGGGGAGTCTTCCAAGCGTGCCTCCACTGCGGCACGAAAGCCTAAGCCGAtagacgacgatgccggtCACTACCTCATCGGGCTGATAGGTGACGTTGAGGAGGGCAGTGGCGGtgaaggcgaagacggcAAGGGCTCCGATGATGCTGATAACATTGAGCCGAACTCTCGTACCATGCTTCGCACCATCCATGTCGAGCTCGAAAAGACGGGACAGAACCGCGCCGAAGCAGATATCGTGAAGGACCTCGGCAGCCTGACGAACGAGGTTACCCCTCTTGGGGCCAACGACGTGAGCTCGAACCCGCTGTTCGGAAATCAGGACTCCAACAAGGCGAGCAAGATGCGCGTCGTTGTTTATGTCAATAGGCCATTCATTTTCACCTTCCTATTCGAGTTGAGGACCGATTCGCTGGCTTGGGACTCATTCTACAAATCGCTGCATTGCCAGCTTGCGTCTATCCAAAAACCGCTGCGGTCTTCCATCCATTACAGGCCAGAAAAGCCAGATGTGGGTTCCCCAGCGTCAAATATTTACGACCTCATATGGGATGCCGAGGCCATGACTGTGCTCTCCACCATACCCAATATACCCGATCACGCACAAATGCTTCAGTCAAACACACAGCTAGCTTGGTCGCGCGTCGAGGCGATGAACACACACATGCAACTCCTCAACATTTTCAACCTCACCCGGCAGGAGATTAATCAGCTGGAGCGGACCTGCAAGACAAACCGCGGGTGGTGGGTAGTGTGGCAGCGTATCCTGGATCGACACACAAACGCGACCGCGGCAAACCGATACTCGGGGAACgaagatgatggcgacgCGCCAGCCTCCGAGAGCGAGGAGTCGTTGACCATGAGCGGCGATGGCTCCAGCACTCAGAGGCCATCCCCGTCCCCCTTGCCCAGCCCAACGGTTAGCAAGGAGATATTTCTGATCCGCAGGGCGAGTGACCATGCGGGCTACCGCGGCGTGAGCTCGTCATACGCCGAGGCCAGCGGAGCAGGAGCGGGAACGGGGtggggcgacggcgcgggccgTCTGGCGTCGGGGATTGGCATTGATACGCGCAAGTATATTGAGGGACTACTGAACTTTAGCCGGTAAGGGTGCCAGTCTTGGGCGGGAGCCTGTCCAGCAGTACCGCTATGGCATCGTGGTGAGGCAAACATACGCAAGGATAGTAGGGAGGGTATGCTAGTAACATGATTTGTTCCATATTACGATGAGAGGCGGCCCAACTATGCCGTTGGTAGCCACAAGTCCGCCGTTCTCCATTCGTGACCACGATGAGTCTACTGCGCTGGTGACGCTATTGAACGACACTTGTCATGCTCGATGACGATGTGCAAACCTTATGCCGAATAAATTCCTTTTCGCCCTTGCTACCCAAGAGCACCCGCGCTTTCGCCAAGATAGCGATGAGCAAGCACCGTTTCGCCGCCACAACGCTTGCTAGCGATGCGGCTTCAATAAAGACGTTGCGATTTTGGTGTTTTGTCATAGGCAGAGAGACagatacacacacatacgtagacacacacacactctctctctctctctctctctctctctctctctctgggaAATTGTTGGTTCCACACGTAGCAATCGATGCCAAGGTGCACCGTGGTGTCCCACTGTCAGGCCTGGAAAACAGCAGAAATCATCTGATGAGTCCATTTTGGGTTCCAACTACTACCCTGCCTAGAGTTTGTATATGACTCGACAAGAACGGCCGTGGTACAGAGGATCAGACAGGCTCCATAGGTTAGAATCAGGGTTAGGTCTCGATCGAGTGAGCCGTTCAAGATCCTCCTATGGCTGCATCAATTCGTTTACAACACTCTCGAGGAACTCGTTCTCTATTTAACATCTAAGTCTGTCCCAATGGCGGACATGGTGGCAACGAGATGTCTCTTGAGGCTCCTCACAGTGCTTCTGTGGCATGCTTTCGGGGCTTCAACGGTCCGTGTCTCACCATTTTATTCAACGTTCGGCAGGTTGGTTGAACACTTGACTCAAGCTTGCGACGGGGGGGTTGGGGAGTACGGGAGGTATTTCGACGTTCTGAGCTTCGATACAGTCGATTGAACCACATGAACGTGGATAGTCGACTGTGAAGTGTTGCGGTTTATGGCAGTGGCGAGAAACGAAGAAATTCGGTGATCGTTGATAACCTCTTTCGGACTGACGCCAGCTTCCGAACAGCACAGTCCAGTAGAGGAAACATCGAGGGACACTGCTAGGACTGTGACATCGGAGATCAAGTTCCGGGTAGATGCTGCCGGTGGGCGACTCTCAGTCTGATGTAGGAGAAGACGATCAGAGTCTGGGGAGTAAAGTAAGCAGGACAGAGGGCTACTCGAACCATAACACAATTACAAAGAAGCCAGGCTCATGGCCATGGCACGGACAGGACGAGCGGAGAGTCGGGTGAGGATCACTTTTTCCGAGCGGATAGCGCCGAGCTGCAGTTGGGCCAGGACTCAAAGAGACTATGCTTTTAAGACGGGCGTTGTCTAGAGATAAGATGATGAATGTTCGCCGGAGTTTCCCATGCGCGCCGTGAAAGGACCCGCTTCGGACAGGGTTTCCAGAAGACCAAAGTCATGGATTGGAAATTGTTAGTGTTCTAGTGTTGTCAATTCTGTTGAGTATTACTCCAATTACGTCGAAAATACCCAGGCAACCCAAAATAAAAATTAACGTTCCCAAATTACTGCGGTCTGGCTTGTTTGGTGTTCGTCCTCACCGAGCCTCGCGATATCCTTCGCACTTGGAGCCCTTCCGTCACCTTCGCGCGTGTGGGTTATAACTGACTCCTGAGACTCTCGAGGTGTGCCAGTAGAGTTCGACTCTACAGGCTCGCGCTTGCGGATGTGGTGGCTCACCTTGTTTCACCGAGGAAGTCGTTGAGGATTTGATACGACGACAGCGATCGGAGCCAGGGGATGCAGATGTTTCCTTCTGGGGGTTGCTGGGCCAGGATTGTGTTTCCTTCCGGGACAGCGAATGGCCGGGGAAGGCTGCCATCGGATCGGAATGGGTTTTGCTGCAGGGACGAGGGGAGACAGACCGGCAGAAGGGGCCAGAAAGAGGGGCACAAGACTCAAAAAGTTGCCAAAACAAGAGAGAGGGACGCTGCGAGGCTCGACATCCACTCGCGAAACCAGCATTCGCCCCACCGGCAGGGAAAGTTAGTTGACAGGGGCCTTGGGGCGCCAAACAAAAcgaaagagggagagggagagggacaACAAAACTTTTTTGTCGTTTGTTCCCCCTCCTGCCAGGCGCCCTGGCTCAGGCCAAGATCCTTCAAGTTTCACTTTCTCGTCCATGGAGAACGTCGAATGGGAACGGACGTGACTCCAGGAACTATGCGAGATGCAGACATCACTCACAGCCTCCTCGCCCATTGGGGGGGTTCAAGGTTGTGTCGGGCTCGGGGCCTGGAAAGCTTCGGACATGTCGGGAGAGGCACCACCACTTTTTCCACTACTGGTTTCGTCTAGGTAGTCTGCTGGATCGCAGAGAACAACTCGCTGGGCCCAGTGGGCGACGGTTGCGGATGTTAGCTGAACGCGGCCTCGTCCAAGATGTTTAGCGGctgcttcggcgccgtcttggACCCTTGGATGATGCCATTGAACATCCCTAGAGACGTCAGGCGCCCGAGCACCCGAACCTGACCAAGCAGAAAGGCACAAGAGCAACAGCCCACGGCACAGATGATCCGGTACGTACCTGTCTGGTGTCCGTGTctgtgtgtttgtgtgtgcgtgtgcgtgtgcgtggGACGGAAGGCATTGGCTGGTGAGGTCATACTTCCCGCAAGTGCCGATCTTCACGGAAGTCATCGAAAGGCTCTGCTCTCTGCCAGTCGACCGCTGCCGCTACCTCTGGCTCATGTCTGCgtgcagccgcagcagcgcGTGTGCTGCGCCCAGAGTCCCCTTCCATCATCCATGTAGTGTCCAGTATGCCACGGCCTGGGAAGTCCCCTTCTCGATCGAATCCATCCCGCCCTCCCTCATGCCATTAAAGATACCCTGGCCCGCTGTTGCTTCTGCTGTACGCGACCCTACTCACCCGACAACCACATCAGAAACAGCTGTATTATTTGTCCTGCGCCACCCTACTCAGACTGCTCCACGGCCGCTCTCGATTTCCGCTTCCTCATCGCATCGTAAACGCAGTCCCAGTCATCCAAGACCATTTCTCAACTGCTTTACAGAACAGACTTGCAAAGACTCATCATCACCGAGAACCGCTTACGCTGCTGCACACAGATAAGTGTGGATCCTCGGCGCATTTAGATAAATCGACGTCAACTACATTCCATTCGAACTTCGGAGAATTCCCTTACCAAAACAAACCCTACCTATCGCAATCACCGGTCCACCAGGCTGCTCGTCACAATGGAATCAATGTTGCAAGTCCTCGTCCGGGGCCTCCAGCTCCTTTGGGTCCTGCTGGTTACTGCATTGATCGGCAATGTCATTGCCCTCAACAtcaacggcgccggctccgcAATGGCTGCCATCAACTTCTCCATGTTCGTCGCGGTCGTCTGCTGGCTTGCCTCTCTGTACGGCCTagccgccgtcttcgtctcggCCATTTCCGTCCCCATCGTGTTGCTGGCCCTTGACGGCGCTGCTGTCCTCTTCACCTTCATAGACGCCATCGTCTTGTCGGCCAAGCTCCGAGTCGTCAACTGCGGGTCGCTGGACAGGGGCGACTTGCCGGGCGACTACATAGTCTGGGGCTCTGCCGACAATGAGAAGCGTTGCCGCGAGATCCAGGCCAGCACAGTCTTCATGTGGTTCCTGTTCGCCAGCTTCTGCGCAGGCGCGTTCTTCACGTTTATGAACTtccgtcgcggcggcggctctgTGCGCAGTTCTCGGCCCAGCATGGCGCAGGTCGGCGTCTAAAGCTGAAGCGCTTGACATCTCGCCCTTTAGTGGCCACGACAGACGTTGCCACGTTACAACGCAATCAGTTCGGCGTCCCTAACAGATGCCGCAACTGGGGCTTGACACGGCTTTCTTACCATTTCTTCGGATGGCTGGTTGGGTCCAACGGCATTGGCGGCAGGTTGTTTCTACCTTTCACGACGGCATGTCGTAGTAATGAATGATAGGATATGGGATACAGAGTATGGATACGGAATATGGGATGACATGGTTAGGCTGTTATGGGTACGGCGGGGCTTACAACTACAATGCTTTGGAAGCTGCGGTAAATAGCCGCAGGGCTATGAACAACTTCATGTAGTACAACACTGCGAAATGATACCACTACGTACAAGATCTGGTTTGCACTTGGCCGGAAACCTTGAAACACGTGCCGATGACCATTTGACGCATCATCCAAATGTGATGGGAGTGTCAGTGTTGTGGGCACGCAATGAGAGCACAGAAAACACAGTCGCACATACTTCTCGAAGCTGAAGTAGGTAAGACAAACGTAAATATTCAAATCTATGTGGTCAGGCTAGATGCCTCACCTCTTTAAGTGCCGCCCTGTTTGCTATGACGGCTTTCCTCAACGCCAAAATTATATGTACACGCCGAGCATTGTGTCGATGCCTCTGGTTCAATGATGCAAAGACCACGCGTTGGTGGCCGGACCTGCAGGCCTTGATACATCTCTTATAATGTTGCCGCAGCCTCTGCCGCTCCGGCAGCCTTGAAGGCGCCCTTGTTTGTCCACCGCACCTCAACGTTGTGCATCCATTCCATGTACCGTGACCAGCCTGTTGTAAACAATCGTCAGCGACTGAACAGCAACAATAGCGGCGACGAGAAGGGCAGCCGGGCTGCAGCTTACTCCAGTATGCGAACTTTCGGCCAAAGTATTTGCCGGCGAACGGCACAATGACCATGGTCAGCAGTAACTGGATCTGCTCGAGACTGCGCTCCCATTCCTCCTGGGCGTCTGATTCATCTTCGGAGTCTAGCACACTGCTAGATATTGAGGGAAGCGAGTCGAGCTCATCGTTGTCGGAGGAAGGAGAGACGTCGTCGTGGAGGACAAAGGAGTCGGTGGACGCCATCATGTCGGAGAGAAGGGCGACGTCGACTGTTTGGTCGGCGCTCGGCTGTTGAGCTTGGGGTATGCGTTCGACGAGCCGGGGGGAGTGAAAGGGAGGGATATCGGGAACAGGTTTCGGTGCCTTATTTCACGGTGGTCGACAGGCTATACAACCTGAAGGCGTGATTTGATGTTCGTAGCCGTCGGCAATACAGGGCGATCTACCGGATGGGCGTTcgcggggggaggggttgaaTCAAGGACCGCGATGCCTCCGATGATTGAAGCCATGCAGCTGTCAGCTGGAGGTGCCAGTAAGGGTCGGAGCGCCTGGCGGCCTGGAGCTCCCCCTCTCCTTCAGCCACGGACGTTGGGATTGTGGATGATGATTGGGTGTAGTGATCGGAATAATGGGTCCCCCTCTTGCGTACTCCGGACTGGTGAGAGCACGTTGcatgcctaggtaggtacccaTAAGTCACATGACTTGTTCCATCATTGAGTCACAGCCCACCGTCGCCCAAGCCTGGGTGTGCACAGCACCACAGCGAGCGACAGTACTGGCTGCTTCATTCCACCACCCTCACGTCACACTCGCATCCCTCAAGAAATCTTGCAGTGCTGCAGCCAATTCCAATCTCTCCTCTCACAAATTACGGACCAAGCTTGTCTCGTTCGACATCTACAGACCGCTCGCTTGGAACTTCTGCACTATTTGCGCCCGACGGTACGCGACCTGTTCAACGGCCAACCGTCCCCTCCCCGGACCACTCCAGAAATTCACCCAGGCCAGAACGCGCCCAGGACACGCACCAGGATACCTAACCGAGACTCTGGTTTTAGTGAGACACAGGCCGCAATCATGGATGTCGAAGTAAGTTTCCCTACCTACTTACTGTCGAGTAAGGTAGTTTGTTAGCCCTCCCTCATACGCACTCTTGAGCACTACCACCCACCGCGCACACACCACCCACTCACCCCTCCACCAATCCATCATTAATTACCCCACTGCGCTTCGAACCGGAACCAGACACGATTTGAACAGAACATTTTCCGTGACTCAACTCAACCTCAAATTGCCGAAGTTGCAATACATCACCGCCTGACGTTgttctccccttcccccctttaCGACCCTCCACTCCCCTCCGATCCAAAAAAATTTTGGTACTTTATCCCTCAACGGAAAGAGGGAAAATACCATTGTCGTTTTTTCCTTTCTCGTCGTATTCTAACATAGGTGCCTCGTCAACAGGACACAACCCCCGTTCCCGATCGTAAACAGCGTAAATCAGTCGCCTTCACGGACGAGCAAGTagtcgtcgacgccgacggatCAGTCACGATGGTCAACGCCACCGAGGAACCCAAGGAGACAGCCCAGTCGCACACGCCCCGTACGCCGCCGCTTACCGCAGCCCTTGAAGCCTTACATGCTGATGCCAATTCTCAAGCTGGAGCCGAAGATGCGACGGCCCCTGCCCCCGAAGCCGctgtcgaggacggcggtcTCGACCtgtcgatgaagaagaagaagaagaagaaggttcCCAAGGACGGTGACGACGCCGCTGAGGACGCCcctgccggcgaggacggcggcctggatctgaccatgaagaagaagaagaagaagaagaaggccgccgaggatggtgAGGAGGACGAGTTTGCTGCCAAGCTCAAGGCCCTGGACCTCGAAGGCAAtcaggagggcggcgaggccaccgaggccaccgccgacgacggcgacatggATGCCGGTACCGGCATCTGGCAGCACGACGAGACCAAGGCTCTGAGCTACAGCCTGCTCCTGAACCGCTTCTTCCACCAGCTCTCCCAGAAGAACCCCGACCACGCCCTTAGCGGTTCGAAGAGCTACAAGATCCCTCCCCCGCAGTGCATGCGTGAAGGCAACAAGAAGACCATCTTCGCGAACATTGCCGAGATCTGCAAGCGCATGAAGAGAACCGAGGAGCATGTCACCGCCTACCTCTTCTCCGAGTTGGGTACCAGCGGTTCCGTCGACGGTAGCAGACGCCTTGTCATCAAGGGTCGTTTCCAGCAGAAGCAGCTCGAGAACGTGCTGCGCAAGTATATCAGTAAGCTCTGGTCCCGGCGCTTGTGCCACGCTGTAACTAACAAATCTTCTTCTTTACAGTCGAGTACGTCACCTGCAAGACCTGTAAGTGACCAAAATCTCACTCCACTGTCAACACGAGCTGCAGATTGCTGACATAATCTTCCAGGTAAATCCGCCGACACCGAGCTGTCCAAGGGAGAGAACCGTCTGTACTTCATCACCTGCAACTCTTGCGGTTCGAGACGTTCCGTCACCGCCATCAAGACCGGTTTCTCTGCCCAGATCGGCAAGAGAAGAAAGATGCAGGGTTAAAAACCTGCGACAAGAAACCATGCAGCCCTACGGACGACGAACAAGAGAAGAGTTGGAGAGGGAATTTTATTCTGCGCTATTTACGTCCTTTAGCGTACTCTTGTCTGGTAGATATGGCCTTTGCTGGGCCAGCAGTGCGCGGTGCAGCAAATCAAGGGCT
This genomic interval carries:
- a CDS encoding Non-classical export protein; its protein translation is MESMLQVLVRGLQLLWVLLVTALIGNVIALNINGAGSAMAAINFSMFVAVVCWLASLYGLAAVFVSAISVPIVLLALDGAAVLFTFIDAIVLSAKLRVVNCGSLDRGDLPGDYIVWGSADNEKRCREIQASTVFMWFLFASFCAGAFFTFMNFRRGGGSVRSSRPSMAQVGV
- a CDS encoding domain found in IF2B/IF5 encodes the protein MDVEVPRQQDTTPVPDRKQRKSVAFTDEQVVVDADGSVTMVNATEEPKETAQSHTPRTPPLTAALEALHADANSQAGAEDATAPAPEAAVEDGGLDLSMKKKKKKKVPKDGDDAAEDAPAGEDGGLDLTMKKKKKKKKAAEDGEEDEFAAKLKALDLEGNQEGGEATEATADDGDMDAGTGIWQHDETKALSYSLLLNRFFHQLSQKNPDHALSGSKSYKIPPPQCMREGNKKTIFANIAEICKRMKRTEEHVTAYLFSELGTSGSVDGSRRLVIKGRFQQKQLENVLRKYIIEYVTCKTCKSADTELSKGENRLYFITCNSCGSRRSVTAIKTGFSAQIGKRRKMQG